A single window of Methanomicrobia archaeon DNA harbors:
- a CDS encoding aminotransferase class I/II-fold pyridoxal phosphate-dependent enzyme: MLDRVADRVRHVKGSGIREFFDIAQGMEGAISLGVGEPDFVTPWSIREACIFALEKGYTSYTSNWGLLELREALAESIYKESGVYYDPKGELLVTTGVSEASDIALRAITNPGEEILLHEPTYVSYNACTIFTGGTPVSVPTRAEDDFKIRAEQLEERITERTKAIVLNYPNNPTGAIMSKKDLEEIADVVSEHDLLVISDEVYGRLTYEGTHTCFAALNGMKERTILLNGFSKRYAMTGWRLGYAAGNRELIGAMMKIHQYVMMCAPITAQMAAIEALRCEDEVDRMVREYNRRRRWLVDRLNRLELTCFEPKGAFYTFPSVKHTGLSSAEFAKRLLMEEKVVVIPGETFGPTGEGHLRCAYAVSLNELKEALERIEKFLGSIIV, encoded by the coding sequence ATGTTAGACCGGGTTGCCGATCGGGTACGGCACGTGAAAGGCTCGGGGATACGCGAGTTCTTCGATATCGCGCAGGGCATGGAGGGAGCGATCTCGCTGGGCGTTGGCGAGCCGGATTTCGTAACGCCCTGGAGTATCCGCGAGGCCTGTATATTCGCCCTGGAGAAGGGATATACCTCTTACACGTCCAACTGGGGGCTGCTGGAATTACGTGAAGCGCTCGCCGAGTCGATCTATAAGGAGTCCGGCGTGTATTATGATCCAAAAGGCGAGCTCCTGGTCACAACGGGCGTCAGCGAAGCATCCGATATCGCACTCCGCGCGATCACCAATCCCGGCGAGGAGATCCTACTCCATGAGCCAACCTACGTGAGCTATAACGCATGCACGATCTTCACCGGTGGCACGCCCGTGAGCGTCCCGACCCGCGCGGAGGACGACTTTAAGATCCGTGCCGAGCAGCTCGAGGAGCGGATCACGGAACGTACCAAAGCCATCGTTCTGAACTATCCGAACAATCCGACCGGTGCGATAATGAGCAAGAAAGACCTGGAAGAGATCGCCGATGTGGTGAGCGAGCACGACCTGCTGGTGATCTCAGACGAGGTGTATGGCCGGTTGACGTACGAAGGCACACATACCTGCTTCGCTGCGCTGAACGGCATGAAGGAGCGAACGATACTGCTGAACGGTTTCTCGAAACGGTACGCAATGACCGGCTGGCGGTTGGGCTATGCTGCGGGCAACCGTGAGCTCATCGGGGCGATGATGAAGATCCATCAATATGTGATGATGTGCGCACCGATAACGGCACAGATGGCTGCGATCGAGGCGCTGCGCTGCGAGGACGAGGTTGACCGGATGGTGCGGGAGTACAACCGCCGGCGGCGCTGGCTCGTGGACCGGCTGAATCGATTGGAATTAACCTGTTTCGAGCCGAAAGGTGCGTTTTATACCTTCCCCTCGGTCAAGCATACCGGGCTCAGCTCCGCCGAGTTCGCCAAGCGGCTCCTCATGGAGGAGAAGGTCGTCGTGATCCCGGGCGAGACCTTCGGACCGACGGGAGAAGGGCACCTGCGGTGCGCGTATGCCGTATCTCTGAACGAACTAAAGGAGGCTCTGGAAAGAATCGAAAAGTTTTTAGGCAGTATTATTGTGTAG